A genomic stretch from Falco cherrug isolate bFalChe1 chromosome 1, bFalChe1.pri, whole genome shotgun sequence includes:
- the VAX2 gene encoding ventral anterior homeobox 2 isoform X1, protein MFDPAAAPAGMSDGGAEPGRSPVLLAEPAATGRAREKAPTRAELESALRGGGGGRGGFKDIPGTSAVSPGSSKECAPDSESPSGTGEADYCRRILVRDAKGTIREIVLPKGLDLDRPKRTRTSFTAEQLYRLELEFQRCQYVVGRERTELARQLNLSETQVKVWFQNRRTKQKKDQSRDSEKRSTTTSESFATCNILRLLEQGRLLSVPAPPSLLSPTSNPIGSPTGNGSGLATPGTTSPGLGGGSSPPGPGAFSLQVPSLASSSSSSSSPRLPAAPLCFAGPFLGSLHDLPGAYGLGTSAFEPYTRLERKDNSIPSKKPSP, encoded by the exons aTGTTTGATCCCGCCGCGGCGCCCGCAGGGATGAGCGATGGAGGGGCCGAGCCTGGCAGGAGCCCCGTGCTGCTGGCCGAGCCCGCAGCCACCGGGCGGGCCCGGGAGAAGGCGCCGACCCGGGCGGAGCTGGAGAGCGCtctgcgcggcggcggcggcggccgcggcggcttCAAGGACATCCCGGGAACGTCGGCGGTCAGCCCCGGCTCCTCCAAGGAGTGCGCCCCGGACAGCGAGAGCCCGTCGGGAACCGGCGAGGCGGACTACTGCCGCCGCATCCTGGTGCGAG ATGCCAAAGGGACGATCCGGGAGATCGTGCTCCCCAAGGGCTTGGACCTGGACCGGCCCAAGCGGACGCGGACATCCTTCACAGCGGAGCAGCTCTACCGCCTGGAGCTGGAGTTCCAGCGCTGCCAGTAcgtggtgggcagggagaggacGGAGCTAGCGCGGCAGCTCAACCTCTCCGAGACCCAG GTCAAGGTCTGGTTCCAGAACCGGCGCACCAAGCAGAAGAAGGACCAGAGCAGGGACTCTGAGAAAcgctccaccaccacctccgAGTCCTTTGCCACCTGCAACATCCTCCGGCTGCTGGAGCAAGGCCGGCTCCTCTCCGTCCcggccccccccagcctcctctctCCCACCTCCAACCCCATCGGCAGTCCTACGGGCAACGGATCTGGCTTGGCCACCCCGGGAACCACCTCTCCCGGGCTCGGCGGCGGGAGCAGCCCACCGGGACCGGGAGCCTTCAGCCTGCAGGTCCCTTCTcttgcctcttcctcctcctcctcgtcctcGCCCAGGCTGCCGGCCGCCCCGCTGTGCTTTGCGGGGCcgttcctgggcagcctgcacgACCTCCCGGGCGCTTACGGACTGGGCACTTCTGCTTTTGAGCCTTACACGCGGCTGGAAAGGAAAGACAATTCTATACCCAGCAAGAAGCCAAGCCCTTAA
- the VAX2 gene encoding ventral anterior homeobox 2 isoform X2: MSDGGAEPGRSPVLLAEPAATGRAREKAPTRAELESALRGGGGGRGGFKDIPGTSAVSPGSSKECAPDSESPSGTGEADYCRRILVRDAKGTIREIVLPKGLDLDRPKRTRTSFTAEQLYRLELEFQRCQYVVGRERTELARQLNLSETQVKVWFQNRRTKQKKDQSRDSEKRSTTTSESFATCNILRLLEQGRLLSVPAPPSLLSPTSNPIGSPTGNGSGLATPGTTSPGLGGGSSPPGPGAFSLQVPSLASSSSSSSSPRLPAAPLCFAGPFLGSLHDLPGAYGLGTSAFEPYTRLERKDNSIPSKKPSP, translated from the exons ATGAGCGATGGAGGGGCCGAGCCTGGCAGGAGCCCCGTGCTGCTGGCCGAGCCCGCAGCCACCGGGCGGGCCCGGGAGAAGGCGCCGACCCGGGCGGAGCTGGAGAGCGCtctgcgcggcggcggcggcggccgcggcggcttCAAGGACATCCCGGGAACGTCGGCGGTCAGCCCCGGCTCCTCCAAGGAGTGCGCCCCGGACAGCGAGAGCCCGTCGGGAACCGGCGAGGCGGACTACTGCCGCCGCATCCTGGTGCGAG ATGCCAAAGGGACGATCCGGGAGATCGTGCTCCCCAAGGGCTTGGACCTGGACCGGCCCAAGCGGACGCGGACATCCTTCACAGCGGAGCAGCTCTACCGCCTGGAGCTGGAGTTCCAGCGCTGCCAGTAcgtggtgggcagggagaggacGGAGCTAGCGCGGCAGCTCAACCTCTCCGAGACCCAG GTCAAGGTCTGGTTCCAGAACCGGCGCACCAAGCAGAAGAAGGACCAGAGCAGGGACTCTGAGAAAcgctccaccaccacctccgAGTCCTTTGCCACCTGCAACATCCTCCGGCTGCTGGAGCAAGGCCGGCTCCTCTCCGTCCcggccccccccagcctcctctctCCCACCTCCAACCCCATCGGCAGTCCTACGGGCAACGGATCTGGCTTGGCCACCCCGGGAACCACCTCTCCCGGGCTCGGCGGCGGGAGCAGCCCACCGGGACCGGGAGCCTTCAGCCTGCAGGTCCCTTCTcttgcctcttcctcctcctcctcgtcctcGCCCAGGCTGCCGGCCGCCCCGCTGTGCTTTGCGGGGCcgttcctgggcagcctgcacgACCTCCCGGGCGCTTACGGACTGGGCACTTCTGCTTTTGAGCCTTACACGCGGCTGGAAAGGAAAGACAATTCTATACCCAGCAAGAAGCCAAGCCCTTAA